ATAGTAACAGGGAAGGATGCATATGGGCTTCCGCTTGTGAATGCCCATACGTACAACAGCCGGCAGCGATATTGGGCCTATGAGGATTCCTCCGCCTATACGCCAAATATCAAATACAAATTTTTTACGATTGTCGACGAATAATCGTCTTTCTTGAATGAAATATTCAGAGTGGTATAATTGCAGGTAGAGTTTTTTTATTTGAGGTGAAATTAATGGCAAATCACGTTGTCCTATATCAGCCGGAAATCCCTTCTAATACCGGCAATATCGCTCGCACCTGTGCTGCAACCGATACCGCTTTACATTTAATTCGTCCATTGGGCTTTTCAACTGATGACAAAATGTTAAAACGCGCAGGGTTAGATTATTGGGAACACGTAAATATTTTTTACTATGATTCATTAGAGGAATTTTTTGAAAAAAATGCCGGCGGTCAGTTTTTCTATTTAACGAAATTCGGTGACAAACCGCATAGTTCGTTTGACTAT
Above is a genomic segment from Neobacillus endophyticus containing:
- the trmL gene encoding tRNA (uridine(34)/cytosine(34)/5-carboxymethylaminomethyluridine(34)-2'-O)-methyltransferase TrmL produces the protein MANHVVLYQPEIPSNTGNIARTCAATDTALHLIRPLGFSTDDKMLKRAGLDYWEHVNIFYYDSLEEFFEKNAGGQFFYLTKFGDKPHSSFDYSDPNKDYYFVFGRETTGLPKELIANNKEYSLRIPMNDNVRSLNLSNTAAILVYEALRQQGYQNLNKIGPSF